Within the Agromyces ramosus genome, the region GCGAAATTTCGGAGGCGAACGAGGGTGGCCATCGACAGGGTGGCGCCCCCGGCGAACCCGCGGATCGCGAGGCGACGTTCCGAATGGGCCGGCCGCGTGTTCTGCGAGATTCAGTCTCGAGCCGTCACTCCTCGACGGGCAGCTTGGTGGACCCAGTTGCGATCGAGCCTGCGACCCGAGTCAAGAGAACTCGGAGCTGGTCCTGCTCCGCAGGGCTCAGTCCGTTCGTCGTCAGCTCTTCCAGCCGGTGCCACACCTCATTGACTGGCTCCTGCAGGGCGCGCCCTGCAGGAGTCAGGGATACCAGTACCACCCGCCGGTCTGTCGCTGACCGCTCTCGCGCAATGAAGCCGGCGCTCTCGAGGCGAGCCAGCATCTTCGCCGTCGTCGGGGGTTCGACCATCAGCTGCCTGGTCAGGTCGGCTTGGGCCTGCGGCGACTCGTTCCAGAGCAGCATCAGCACGAACTGCTGACCTGCCGCCAGCCCCAGGTCTTGCAGAAGCGAGCCGGCGAGCTTCCGGTGAGCTTTCGCGACTGCAGGAATCAGCGAGCTGATCAGCTCGCCGTCGAGCCCGATCGACTCGGGAGAGGTGTCTTGCAGACTCATCGCGCTCCTCTGGGAATAATCATTAGCCGACTAATGCTTGAGATCATTAGCCGACTAATGCTTGGGGCCGTCAGCCGGCTGATTCGAAAGCCCTGACGATTAGAAGGAGTTAATCATGAATGCGGAAACCGTCAAGACGATCGCCGTCTTCGCCGCCACCGGGAGCCAGGGAGGGGCGGTCACCGACGCCCTCCTCGCAGCAGGCGCCCACGTTCGCGCCCTCCTCCGCAACCCCGACTCCGACAAGGCCCGAGCTCTCGCTGAGCGCGGTGTCGATCTGGTCCGAGTCGACGTCGACGACTCCCAGTCTCTTGAGGCTGCTCTCCGGGGAGTCGACGCCTTCTGGTTCATGACAACCCCTCCTGGCGGAATGCAGACGCCGACACCGTCGGCGAGACCAAGCAGGGCATCGCCCTGGCAGACGCCGCGGCTGCCGCGAAGGTGCCCCACGTCGTCTTCAACTCCGTCGGCGGCGCCGAGCGCGACTCCGGCGTCCCGCACTTCCACTCGAAGTACCTCGTCGAGCAGCACCTCGCCACCCTTGGGCTCCACAGGACCATCGTCCGTCCGGTGTTCTTCGTCGAGAACTTCACCTGGATGGGCCCGTCGCTGGAAGACGGTGCCCTCGTGGTGCGCCTGCCCATCCCCGACGGCATCAAGCTGCAGATGATCGCCGTTCGCGACGTCGGCATCATCGCCGCCGCTGCTCTCCTCGACCCGGAGGCCGTGCCGGAGGTCATCGAGATCGCCGGCGACGAGCTCACCGGCAGCGAGATCGCCGCAGTGCACGGTGAGAAGTTGGGCTTGCCTGCACGCTATGAGGCGCTGCCCGTCGCCGTTCTCGATGGTCAGGAGGACTTGCAGGCCATGTTCCGCTGGTTCGCTGAGACCCCCGCCTACCAGGCCGACCTCCAGGAGGTTCGCCGCATTCACCCGAACAGCTGGACTCTCCAGACCTGGCTCGACTCCAACAACACACTTCCCGGGAACTGACCGTCAGAGGCGAGCCGCCGAGCGGCGCTCTTCGACCCGCAGGAAATCCATCGATCTGAAAATCCGTTCAGGGGGCCATGGGGACGGCGCGGCCTGCGTCATTCCCCATGGGAACAGGTTTCGACGCAGCCGGCACCGTGATCGAGGTCGGACCTGGCGTCGACGACGTGGCCATACCGTCGGCAAACTCGTCGTCATCCCCTGACCCCTTCCGGACGTGCCTACGGCCGCCGAGCGGACTCATCCGGCCACCTTCGGTCAGCGGTCGTGAGAGCAGCGAGGGGCCGCGTGGTGTCAATCTCGCTGCGTACACTGTGTGCCTGTCTGTGATGTCAACGTGCACACCGACGGTGTGCCGTTCGACCGAAGGACTGAGCCGTGCCCGACCGACCTGAGATCGTCTGCATCTGCGGCTCTACCCGGTTCGTGCACGAGATGCGTGCGGCGAACCGTGATCTGACCTTCGCAGGTGTCATCGTCGTCGCTCCAGGCGAAGCAGACGAGTTGATCACCAACGAGCAGAAGACCGCGCTGGACGCCCTCCACCTGCGCAAGATCGACCTGGCTGACCGGGTTCTGGTCGTCAACCCCGGCGGGTATATCGGCGAGTCCACGAGCAGGGAGATCGCCTATGCCCACGCCACCGGCAAGCCGATCTCGTTCACCCATCCCGTCTGACCAGTAGACGCTTCGTGGTGCGCGGGCAACGAGTCTCGGTCAGCCTCGGAGAGTGTTACTCGGCGGCGGCGTGTACTTGAATCCGACGTGCGACGGTGCGAACCCGAGTCGCTCGTAGAAGCGGTGCGCGTCCACGCGCGCGGCATCCGATGTGAGCTGCACGAGCGCCGCGCCAACGCCGGGCGCGGCATCCATCGCCCACCGGATCATCCGGCCGCCGATGCCGCCCGAGCGCCGGTCGCTGCGCACCCGCACGGCCTCGATCTGCAGCCGCATCGCCCCGCGGCGCGCCATGCCGGGGATGAGCGTGAGCTGCATCGTGCCCATGACGCCATCGGCCTCGGACTCCGCGACGAGCAGGAGCTGCGCCGGATCGCGATCGATCGCGGCGAACGCGCGCTCGTAGGCCGGCCGGTCCTCAGGACGATTCAGGTCGCCCCGCCCGGCGCTCACCGCGTCGTCGCCGAGCAGCCGGAGGATCGCATCGACATCGCGCAGCGTGGCACGACGCATCCGAACCTCGGGGGTGAGGTCGACCGGAAGCTCAGGCCACGCGTGGCTCACAGCGCGCGGAGCCGGGGCGCGAGGTCTCGGGCGAAGAGCTCCTGGAAGCGCGCCTGGTCGTGGCCGGGGGCGTGGAAGACGAGGTGGTTGAACCCGGCGTCGACGTAGGTCTTGATCGACGCGATGACCTCGTCGGGGTCGCTGCCGACGATCCAGCGCTTGGCGATCTGCTCGATCGGCAGGGCGTCGGCGGCGCGCTCCATCTCGACGGGGTCGGTGATGGAGTGCTTCTGCTCGGGCGTGAGCGAGAGCGGCGACCAGAACCGCGTGTTCTCGAGGGCCGCGGCGGCATCGGTGTCATACGACAGCTTGATCTCGATCATGCGGTCGAGGTCGTCGTACGAGCGGCCGGATGCCTCGACGCCCGCTTTCACGGCGGGGATGAGCTGCTCGGTGTAGAGCTCCATGCCCTTGCCCGACGTGCAGATGAAGCCGTTGCCCGCGCGGCCGGCGTACTTCGCGACGGTCGGCCCGCCCGCGGCGATGTAGACCGGCACGCCGCCCTCGGGCCGATCGTAGATCGATGCGTCGTGGGTGGAGTAGTACTCGCCCTCGAAGTTCACCCGGTCGCCGGTCCAGAGCTCGCGCATGAGCCGCACCGACTCGCGCAGCCGCGCGAAGCGCTCCTTGAACTCGGGCCACTCCTGCTCGCCCGCGCCGCGGAAGCCCGTGGCGATCTCGTTCAGCGCCTCGCCGGTGCCGAAGCCCGCGATGACGCGGCCGGGGTAGAGGCATCCGAGGCTCGCGAACGCCTGCGCGAGCACGGCGGGGTTGTACCGGAACGTCGGCGTCATCACGCTCGTGCCGATCTTGATCGTCGAGGTGCGCTCGCCCACGGCGGCGATCCAGGTGAGCGAGAACGGCGCGTGGCCGCCCTCGTGCCGCCAGGGCTGGAAGTGGTCGCTCGTGAACACCGACTCGAAGCCGTTGGCCTCGGCGGCGACCGCGATCTCGACCAGCTCGCGCGGAGCGAACTGCTCGGCGGAGGCCTTGTATCCGAGTGTGAGCGTCATGTTCCGATCATTTCACGCCCGAGGCGCGAGGGGTCAGCCGGGGCGCAAGGACGATCGCTCGACCACCTCGTGGGTGTGCCGACCCACCCCGAGGGCGAGTGCCTCGGCGAGGCCGTCGACCGTGTCGACATCATGGATCAGGCCGGCGGATGCCTCGAGCTCGACGTAGCCCGCCGCGGCATGCAGCGCCGCCGAGTCCAGCCCGAACCGCGGCTCGAACCGGATGCCCGCCATCGCGGTCGCGAGGGTCGTGCCGGTGCCGTCGGCATCGCGCACGAAGGCGAGCGGATGCCCCACCGCGGCGTCGAGCGCGGCATCGAGCTCGTCGGGGGTGAGCGCGGGCAGGTCGCCGAGGAGCACGGCGACGGGGACCGGCTCCGTCGAACGGGCGTGGTCGATGCCGTGGCGGATGGCGGCGGGCAGGCCCTGGCGTTCTTGGGGCTCGGCGAGGTAGTCGGCGCCGCCCGCGAGCGACGCGTCGTCGCCCACGACGATGACCCGCGACACGCGCCGGGCGGCGAGCGCCGCGGCGATCGTGTCGAGCGCGAATGCCCGGGCGAGCTCGACGCGCGTCGTGGGCGGCACCGACGCGGCGAGCCGGGTCTTCGCCTCGGCCGGCCCCTTCACCGGAATGACGACGCTCCAGCGCACCGCCGGAGGCAGCACGTCGCACCGGAGGCACCGAATCGCGTGCCTCGGGCGCGACACGGTCGCTCCCGTGACCGCTCACGCGCGGAGCCCGGGCAGCACATCGCGGCCGAAGACCTCGAGGAACTCGGCCTGGTTGCGGCCGGCGTTGTGGAGGTAGATGCGATTGAAGCCCAGGTCGAGGCAGCGCTGTATCTGCGCACGATGCACGTCGGGGTCGGCAGAGACGACGAGCCGGCCCTCGAAGTCGTCGGGGCGCACGGTGCGGGCGAGCTGCTCGAACTCGAAGGGCGAGCGGATGTCACTGCGCGGCACGCGCAGCCCGCCGTTCGGCCATTCGACGAGCGCATTGCGCATGGCCTCCTCGTCGGTGGCGGCCCACGAGAGGTGGAGCTGCAGCACCTTCGGCATCGACGACACGTTGCGCCCCGCCTCGCGGGCCCCCTCGCCGAAGCGGGTGAGCAGGGCGGCGAGCTTGTCGGCCGGGGCGCCCGTGGTGATGAATCCGTCGACGGTGCGGCCGGCACGGCGAGCCGTCACGGGCCCGGATGCCGCGACGAGGATCTCTGGCGCGACCTCCGGCATCGTCCACAGCCGCGTGGACTCGAGCTTGAAGTGCTGGCCGGAGTGGCGCACGTCGCGGCCGGCGAGCGAGCCCGCGAACAACCGCTTGATGACGTCGACCGCCTCGAACATGCGGTTGATGCGCTCGGGCGCCTCGGGCCAGTACGCCCCGACGACGTGCTCGTTGAGCGCCTCGCCCGAGCCCAGCCCGAGCCAGTGCCGCCCCGGGTACATCGCGGCGAGCGTCGCGCTCGCCTGGGCGACGGCGGCGGGATGCATCCGATAGCCCGGCGTCGTGACGCCCGGTCCGAAATCACCCCGGGTGCGCGCCCCGACCGCGCCGAGCACGCTCCACACGAACGACGACTGGCCCTGCGCAGGCATCCACGGCTGGAAGTGGTCGGTCGCCATGACCCCTGTGAATCCGTGCGACTCGGCGAGCGCGGCGAGCTCCACCGCCTCGGCGGGCGGGAAGCGCTCGAGCATCGCGGCATAACCGATGTGTGCTGACACCCCACCATCCTCCCGCAAACGGGCGGGCGTCATGCCGAGGTGAGCGGCCCCTCGGCCTGGGACTCGTCGAACCCGTCGCGGTAGCCCTCGTTGTACGCCTCGTCGGCGCCGAGCCGGAACAGGTCGCGTTCGGCCGGTCGCTGGATCGAGCGCGCGCCGGGCAGGTCGAGATCGCCCACGAGGTGCCCGAGCCCGCGCACGACGGCGACCGGCACACCCGAAGACTTGCCCTTCACGAGCTCGGCCGCGCCGGCGAGCTCGTCGGCCACACACGGCATCGTGACGGCGAGGGGCTTGCCCGAGGCATCCGTCGACCCCCGCAGGTCGTCGAAGACGTGCACGCCCGCCGCACCGATCGCGAGATCGGTCTGGCCCTCGCGCCACGGCCGGCCGAGCGTGTCGGAGAGGATGACGCCCACGTGGGCGCCGGTGAGGGCGCGGAGGCCTGTCGCCAGCGCTCGCGCCGAGGCATCGGGATCGACCGGCAACAGCAGCACGGTGCCCTCGGGCGCATTCGACGCGTCGACGCCGGCGGCGGCGCCGATGATGCCCTGGCGGTTCTCGACGATGCGGGTGGCCCCGCCCTCGAACGTGCGCGTCGCCACGACCCGCACCGTCTCGTCGCTGATGGCCTGCTCGCGATCGGCGGCCTCGACGGTGCGCCCTTCGGCCTTCGAGACGACCTTCGAGGTGATCACGAGGATGTCGCCGTCTTCGAGCAGTACGCCGTCGACGATGAGCGCTGCGAGGTCGGCGCCCTTGGTGATCTCGGGCAACCCCTCGACGCCTTCGATGCTGAACTTCACGGCCATCCCCGCCTCTCGTCTGACACGATCTTCGCAGCTTCGTTCCTCGTTCTGCCAGATCGCGCGCCGCGGCGTCTACCCCCTGACACCGGCGGGGCCGCGACGTTAGCATCTCGTATGATCACCGATCCTCGCTTCGACCCCCGACCGGATGGGCGCAACGAGACGCGCACCGAGCGGTTCGACCGCAACTGGAGCGACATCCTGCAGGAACTGCGTGCCGTGCAGACGGGCACGCAGATCATCAGTGGATTCCTACTCGCCGCCGCCTTCCAGCCGCGATTCACCGATCTCGACCCGTACCAGCTCACGCTCTACCTGGTGCTCGTCGTGCTCGCGGCCTCGGCGACGCTGCTCGGGCTCGGGCCGGTGATCCTGCACCGCCGGCTGTTCGGGCAGCTGCAGAAGGAACGGATCGTCCGCATCGGCAGCGGGTTGCTGCTCGCCGATCTCGTCGTGGTCTCGCTGCTCGCGGCGGGCGTCACGAGCCTGATCTTCGATGTCGCGCTCGGCCGCATCGAGGGGTTCATCGCCCTCGGTCTGACGCTCCTCGCGGTCGTGGTCCTCTGGGTCATCGTGCCGCGGACCTCCGCGGAGCGCGACTGACCTCGGCGGAAGCGGGTCGGCGGGCTGTCCTACGCTGGAACCATGCGCATCGCCTCTTGGAACGTCAACTCGATCCGCACCCGCGTCGACCGCGTCGTCGACTGGATGGTGCGTGAAGACGTCGACGTGCTGGCCATGCAGGAGATCAAGTGCAAGCCCGAGCAGTTCCCGATCGAGCAGTTCGAGGAGGCCGGCTACGAGCTCGCCATCCACGGTCTGAACCAGTGGAACGGCGTCGCCATCGCGAGCCGTTCGCCGATCGAGCAGGTCGAGACCAGCTTCGCGGGAATGCCGGGCTTCCTCAAGGGGCTCGAGGGTCCCGACCAGCCGCAGGAGGCCCGGGCCATCGGCGCCACCGTCGACGGCGTGCACGTCTGGAGCCTCTACGTGCCGAACGGCCGCTCGCTCGGCGATCCGCACTACACCTACAAGCTCGACTGGCTCGCGGCGCTCGCCGACTACACGCGCGGCCAGACGACGGCGCGCCCAGAGGTGCCGTTCGCGCTCATGGGCGACTTCAACATCGCCCCGTTCGATGAGGACAACGGCGACCCGGTCGTCGTCGAGGGCCTCTCGACCCACGTCTCGCCGCCCGAGCGCCAGGCCTTCTTCACCCTAGAGAACGCCGGGGTGACCGATGTCGTACGCCCGCGCGTGCCCGAGGGGTACACCTACTGGGACTACAAGCAGCTGAAGTTCCCGCGCAACGAGGGCATGCGCATCGACTTCATCCTCGGATCGGCTGCCTTCGCCGAGGCGGTCACCAGCGCCTCGATCCATCGCAACGAGCGCAAGGGCGTCGCGCCCTCCGACCACGTGCCGGTGCTCGTCGAGCTCGCGCTGGGCGGCGACGACGAAGACCTGCCGATGATCTTCGGCTGAGGCATCCGTCGGCTGCCACCGGCGGAGACCTCCGTCACGTCGACGCGCGCGATAGCAGAGCCGGCACTGCGAGGCCAACCCCCGCCCGGATCGGGAGACGCCCAGCCGACGCGACTACCCTGTGAAGCGTGACGACGTATCCCCACCGCGTCGCGGGCGACCCCTTCGCGGGTACGACCCTCGATGCGCGCTACCGCCTCGACAGCCTGATCGGTCGTGGCGGCATGGCGACCGTCTACCGAGGTGAAGACCTCACGCTCGGCCGGCAGGTCGCCGTGAAGGTGTTCGCCGAAGCCGCGGAGGGCATCGACGATCTCGAGCGGCGACGCTCGGAGACCGCGCTGCTCGCGAGCCTCTCGCACCGCGCGCTCGTGCGCCTGTACGACGCCTCGCGCGACAAGCGCACCGGGCGCGAATACCTCGTCATGGAGCTCATCGACGGCACGGACCTCCGTCAGGCGCTGCGGACCGGGCCACTGGGTGCAGCGGATGCCGCCGACCTCCTCGCCGACGTCGGCGAGGCGTTGCACGTGATCCACGCCCGCGGCATCGTGCACCGCGACGTAAAGCCCGCGAACGTGCTGCTCGAGCCCGCCCACCTTCCGACCCGTTCGTGGAATGCGAAGCTCGCCGACTTCGGCATCGCCCGCCTCATCGACGACGCTCGGCTCACCCGCACCGGCCTGCTCGTGGGCACCCCCGGCTACCTCAGTCCCGAGCAGGTCAGTGGCAAGCCGACCGGCGGCGCCGCCGACGTCTACGCGCTCGGGCTCCTCGTGCTCGAAGCGCGCACCGGCCAGACCGCCTTCCCCGGCGCCAGCGTGGAGGCGGCCGCAGCACGGCTCGTGCGCGATCCCGACATCCCGGCGAGCCTCGGCGACGACTGGTGCGAGCTCCTCCGCGCGATGACCGCGCGTGAGCCCGAGGCGCGTCCGACGGCACTCGACGTCGCCCTCGCAGCGAGCCGGCTCGACACGTCGTCCGGCTCGACGGCCCCTGACGACAGCCGCCGCCTGGCTGAGACCGTGGCGGTCGACTCCGGCGCCGCCGGTACCGCGACCACCGTTCCCGACCGCGGACACGACCGCGAGAGAGAGCCCATCGGGGCGACCGCGGCGACCAAGGTGCTGCCCGACCAAAACCAGGCGGCGCGCGCCGTCGCGGCCGCACTGCAACCGGCGCCGCGCGCATCACGGCGCTGGGTCCGTCCCGCGATCGCGGCCACCCTGCTCGCCGCGATCGCCGTCGTGGCCGCACTGGTGCTGCCCGGCGCGATCGCCGGGCTGGGCACCGCCCCCGAACCGTCGCTCACCCCGTTGCCGAGCGTGCCCGGCGAACTCGGCGTACATCTCGAGGAGCTCGACGAGGCGGTCACCGAATGACCCGCATCCGCACGATCGTGCCCGCGACGATGCTCGCGGTCTCGCTGGCCCTCGGCCTCAGCGCGTGCGCCTCGAGCGGCGCGCAGCTCAGCGCCGACCTGCACGCTTCGGTCGTGCAGATCTCCGAGCGTGCCGCCACGGGCGACTACGCCGGTGCGCTCGCGGAGCTCGCCCTCCTCGACCGCGACGTCACCTCGGCGAGCGACGACGGACGCCTCGATTCCGAGAGCGAACGCGCGATCCGCGAGGCGATGGAGCTCGTGCGTTCCGACCTCGAGGCCGCCGAGATCGCGACCACCCCGACGCCCGAGCCCGAGCCGGCGCCCGAAGAGGGCGGCGACGACGAGGGCAACGACGGCGACAAGGGCAACGACGACAAGGGCAAGGGCGACAAGGGCAAGGGTGAAGGCAAGGGGAACGACGGCTGACGACGGCGCCTGGCGCGAGGCGCCGGATGATTCGCGGTCGGCGCTCAGCTTGCGCGGCTATCGTCGCGGCATGATGACGGAACTCTGGCTTGCCGCACTCACCGCCGCGTTCCTCGCGGGCCCGATCGTTCTCGCGCTGCGTGCACGCCGACCGCGTCCGGAGCCGGTGCGTGTCCACGGCCGCCATGGGCGCGGACCCACCGGGCGATAGCAGCGACGCGGCCGGACGGCCGCAGCCGCAGCACAACGCCGAAGCGGCGCTCCGGGACGAATCCCGAAGCGCCGCTCGTCAGTTGAGTGGCTACTCGCCTCAGCGCAGCGACTCGGCCAACTCGCCGAGCGCGCCCGACAGGTCGGCCAGGCCGAGTCGGTCGGCGGCGCGGGCCGCGTTCTCGAGCTGGCGGAGGCCTGCATTGTGCTGCGGTCCGTCGACGAACCGCTCGGCCTTGTCGATGGCCTTCTGGATCTCGGCCGCCACGTCGCCCGACAGCTCGCCCGATCGCACGGCCTGGTCGTAGTACGAACGCGCCACCGCGAAGCTCGGCGCCCAGGTCAGCTGCGGCTGCAGCTGGGCGTTGAACTCGTCGAGCTGGACCTCGCTCGCTGCGTCGATCTCGTTCTGCGACAGCAGGTCGCTCGCCGTCAGGCCGAACACGTCGAAGCCGCGGGCGATCTCGGTGCCGAAGACGTTGCCGTTGTACCAGTAGGTGGACCAGAGCCCGCCGAGGTTGAGGCCGGTCGGGTTCGGGGTGTTGATCGGTCCGCGGTCGAAGTAGGCGATCTCGACGGGGTTCGCGGTGTCGGTGAAGTCGACCACGGACACGCCGCCCTGGTACCAGGCTTGCACGAGGATGTCGCGGCCGGGCACGGGAACGATCGAGCCGTTGTGCGCGACGCAGTTCTCCTGCACTGTCTGCGGCACCGGCAGCTTGTAGTAGCTGGCGAACTGCAGCGAGCTGTCGACGATGTCGAACAGCGCGTCGGCGCCCCACTCGGGCTGATCGGTCACGCGGCAGCGAGCGCTCGTGCCGCCACCCCATTCATCGGTGAACACCACCTTGGTGCCGTCGTTGTTGAACGTGGCCGAGTGCCAGTAGGAGAAGTTCGGGTCGGACACGTTGGCGAGCCGAACCGGGTTGACCGGGTCGGTCGTGTCGAGCAGCACGCCATCGCCCTGGCACGCGCCCGCCACGAGCTGCTTCGCCGGGAACGACGTGATGTCGTGGCACGTGTTGGTGTTCGGCAGCGGCGAGTAGTTGGTGCCCGACGGGTGCTGGGCTCCGGGGAGTGTGTTGTTGAGGCCGTTGTACGCGCCCGTCTCGGGGTCGGTGAAGATCCGGGGCTGGCTCACGACGGCCGCGGTCTCGGGCGCGTCGAGCGGCACGGCGATCACGTCGATGCGCCACTGCGTGGGGTTGCCCGTGGTGACCGGCGCCTGGGTCAGTGCGGCGTTCTCGCAACCCGCGACTTCGAGGGGCGATCGCACGCCGGCGGTGCCGGAGTTGTACACGTAGATCGTGTTCGGGTCGTTCGCATCCTCGACGAGCGTGTGGGTGTGCGAGCCTCGGCAGGTCTGCACGCCGGGCAGCTGCACCGGGTTGTCGATGTCGCTGATGTCGAAGATCCGGACGCCACGGAAGCGTTCGAGGTTGACCGCACCGGGTGCGCCCTGCGTGCCGCAGTCGATGCGGCCGCGAGTCTCCTCGACCGACATGAACAGGAGGTCGCCGTAGACCGACACGTCACCCTGACCGCCGGGACAGACGAAGGCGCTGCGCAGGGTCGGGCCGGCGGGGTCGGAGATGTCGTAGACCTGGAAGCCGTTGAAGTTGCCGACGATGGCGTGGTCGCCGGTGAAGGCGAGGTCGGAGTTGACGAAGCCGAAGTTGCCCGGCGCCGCGTCCATCGGCGCGACACGAGGAACGCTCGCGAGCTTCTCCATGTTGCTGATGGCCTGGCCGGCATCGTGATAGCCGGGGGCGAGGCCGATGCGGGGATCCGTCTCATCGGCGAACGCCGCCGCCGATGGGAGGAGCGCGGCGAGCAGTGCCGCCGCTCCGGCGGCGGCGAGCAACCGGCGCACTCCTCGTCGAGGCGCGGCAACCGCGGCGTTGGATGACATACGAACGACCTCCAGGCTCAGCGGCCCCGGGGACATCGACCAAGTCTTCGGCACGGGGGCGCAAATTGATCAGGCGCCCGTAGGCTATCGCTATTCCACATCGCGAAGCTAGAGCCCACCCGCAGAGGAACCCCATGGTGATTCGACGACGTGCCGCCATCCTCGCTGCAGTCGCGGCGGCAGCCACCGCAGCCCTCCTGAGCGGCTGCACGCCCGACGCCGAGCCGGCTGAGAGCGACGGCGGCCGCACCGTCCAGCTCGGCGCACCGGGCGAGGAGGGTCGCGAGCTGTCGTCCGATGAGATCGCCGAGCTCGGCCAGCCGGGCTACACCGACGCCGACGTCGCGTTCGTGCACGGCATGATCATGCATCACGAGCAGGCCCTGGTCATGACGAGCCTCGTCGGGGAGCGCACCGCCCGCGACGACCTTCCCAGGCTCGCCGAGCGGCTCGACGTCTCCCAGAACGACGAGATCGCCCAGATGACCCAGTGGTTGGAGGCGCGTGGCGAGCCGCTGTCGGCGTCGGAAGCACACCACGACCACGGCCAGATGCCGGGGATCCTCACCGACGAACAACTCGCCGAGTTGACCGCGTCGAGCGGTGCGGCGTTCGACCGGCTCTTTCTCGAGTACATGATCTACCACCACGAGGGTGCGATCGCGATGGTCGACGAGCTGCTGAGCGGCGACGGCGGGCAGGAGTCGCAGCTGTTCCAGCTCGCGAGCCACATCGACGGCGACCAGCGGGTCGAGATCTCGCGCATGAAGCGGCTCCTGGCCGAACTGCCCTGACCCGCGACGGGACTCAGGCTCGACCGGTGAACCGCTCCATCGAGCGGTAGACGCCGAAGCCGTCGCCGACGAGCCGGTCGAACACCCGGGTCGGCAGCACGCCCCTGAGCGCACGCGAGAGCCCGACGCTCCACGGCAGCTCGAGCAGCGGCGCTCCCGCGAGCATCGCTCGCCACACCCGGTCGACGACGTAGTCGGGGTCGAGCACCGGGGCGAGCGCCGGCCCCCGGGCTCCGGCGAACATCCCGGTCGAGATGTAGCTCGGCGTGACGGTGGTGACCTGCACGTTGCCGTGGTCGGCCTGCTCGAGTTCGAGGCGCAGCGAGTCGCTCCACGCGATGAGCGCCGCCTTCGACGCGGCGTAGACGGCCATGCGCGGGTTCGCGAGGCTGCCCGCGGCCGATGCGATGTTGACGATGCGCGACGCTCGGTAGGCGTCGGCGATCATCCCGGGCAGGAACTCGCGGGTGATGTACATCGGCGCGAGCGCGTTCACCTGCATGGTGGGGCGCGTGTCCTCGCCGTTGTCGGTCTCCCAGAAGTAGCGGTTGCCGCGCACGATGCCCGCGTTGTTGATGAGCACGTCGGGATTGCCGACGTCTTTGCGCACGCGCTGCGCGGTCTTCGCGATCGCGCCGAGGTCGCCGACGTCGACCACGAACGACTGCACGCGGGTGCGCCCCCGGGAGACGGTGCCGAGTTCGTCGACGGTGCGGGCGAGCGCTGCGGCATCCCGGTCCCAGAGGGTGACGGATGCCGCGTGCTCGGCGACGGCCCGTTCGGCGTACATACGGCCCATGCCACCGGCCGCCCCGGTGATGAGGACCCTCGCGCCGCGCACCGTTCTCGTCATCGTTCCATCTTCGCGCACGTGAGGCGGCGGCTCGGCCGCCCCTGTCAAGGCAGCCGGCGCCCGTGCGAGTATGGGTCGATGGCGACGCCCGACATCCGACTCGTGCCGAAATCCGAAGACGAGACCGCCCGGTGGCTGCCAGTGGCGATGGCGGCCTACGAGCAGGCCCGCCGCGAGGCCGGCGACACACCCGAGCAGGCCGCCG harbors:
- a CDS encoding MarR family winged helix-turn-helix transcriptional regulator; protein product: MSLQDTSPESIGLDGELISSLIPAVAKAHRKLAGSLLQDLGLAAGQQFVLMLLWNESPQAQADLTRQLMVEPPTTAKMLARLESAGFIARERSATDRRVVLVSLTPAGRALQEPVNEVWHRLEELTTNGLSPAEQDQLRVLLTRVAGSIATGSTKLPVEE
- a CDS encoding NmrA family NAD(P)-binding protein — protein: MVHDNPSWRNADADTVGETKQGIALADAAAAAKVPHVVFNSVGGAERDSGVPHFHSKYLVEQHLATLGLHRTIVRPVFFVENFTWMGPSLEDGALVVRLPIPDGIKLQMIAVRDVGIIAAAALLDPEAVPEVIEIAGDELTGSEIAAVHGEKLGLPARYEALPVAVLDGQEDLQAMFRWFAETPAYQADLQEVRRIHPNSWTLQTWLDSNNTLPGN
- a CDS encoding GNAT family N-acetyltransferase, whose amino-acid sequence is MSHAWPELPVDLTPEVRMRRATLRDVDAILRLLGDDAVSAGRGDLNRPEDRPAYERAFAAIDRDPAQLLLVAESEADGVMGTMQLTLIPGMARRGAMRLQIEAVRVRSDRRSGGIGGRMIRWAMDAAPGVGAALVQLTSDAARVDAHRFYERLGFAPSHVGFKYTPPPSNTLRG
- the fgd gene encoding glucose-6-phosphate dehydrogenase (coenzyme-F420), coding for MTLTLGYKASAEQFAPRELVEIAVAAEANGFESVFTSDHFQPWRHEGGHAPFSLTWIAAVGERTSTIKIGTSVMTPTFRYNPAVLAQAFASLGCLYPGRVIAGFGTGEALNEIATGFRGAGEQEWPEFKERFARLRESVRLMRELWTGDRVNFEGEYYSTHDASIYDRPEGGVPVYIAAGGPTVAKYAGRAGNGFICTSGKGMELYTEQLIPAVKAGVEASGRSYDDLDRMIEIKLSYDTDAAAALENTRFWSPLSLTPEQKHSITDPVEMERAADALPIEQIAKRWIVGSDPDEVIASIKTYVDAGFNHLVFHAPGHDQARFQELFARDLAPRLRAL
- the cofC gene encoding 2-phospho-L-lactate guanylyltransferase, coding for MRWSVVIPVKGPAEAKTRLAASVPPTTRVELARAFALDTIAAALAARRVSRVIVVGDDASLAGGADYLAEPQERQGLPAAIRHGIDHARSTEPVPVAVLLGDLPALTPDELDAALDAAVGHPLAFVRDADGTGTTLATAMAGIRFEPRFGLDSAALHAAAGYVELEASAGLIHDVDTVDGLAEALALGVGRHTHEVVERSSLRPG
- a CDS encoding TIGR03557 family F420-dependent LLM class oxidoreductase; this encodes MSAHIGYAAMLERFPPAEAVELAALAESHGFTGVMATDHFQPWMPAQGQSSFVWSVLGAVGARTRGDFGPGVTTPGYRMHPAAVAQASATLAAMYPGRHWLGLGSGEALNEHVVGAYWPEAPERINRMFEAVDVIKRLFAGSLAGRDVRHSGQHFKLESTRLWTMPEVAPEILVAASGPVTARRAGRTVDGFITTGAPADKLAALLTRFGEGAREAGRNVSSMPKVLQLHLSWAATDEEAMRNALVEWPNGGLRVPRSDIRSPFEFEQLARTVRPDDFEGRLVVSADPDVHRAQIQRCLDLGFNRIYLHNAGRNQAEFLEVFGRDVLPGLRA
- the cofE gene encoding coenzyme F420-0:L-glutamate ligase — its product is MAVKFSIEGVEGLPEITKGADLAALIVDGVLLEDGDILVITSKVVSKAEGRTVEAADREQAISDETVRVVATRTFEGGATRIVENRQGIIGAAAGVDASNAPEGTVLLLPVDPDASARALATGLRALTGAHVGVILSDTLGRPWREGQTDLAIGAAGVHVFDDLRGSTDASGKPLAVTMPCVADELAGAAELVKGKSSGVPVAVVRGLGHLVGDLDLPGARSIQRPAERDLFRLGADEAYNEGYRDGFDESQAEGPLTSA
- a CDS encoding DUF6328 family protein, translated to MITDPRFDPRPDGRNETRTERFDRNWSDILQELRAVQTGTQIISGFLLAAAFQPRFTDLDPYQLTLYLVLVVLAASATLLGLGPVILHRRLFGQLQKERIVRIGSGLLLADLVVVSLLAAGVTSLIFDVALGRIEGFIALGLTLLAVVVLWVIVPRTSAERD